A region from the Tahibacter amnicola genome encodes:
- a CDS encoding pseudouridine synthase, with amino-acid sequence MKWIKLLANLGYGSRRQVTALFDEERVTDAAGEPLPPEARVDYACVRIDGEPLDPPPGTVILLNKPVGYTCSTKDPGRIVYDLLPSRFRVRDPLMSPIGRLDRDTSGLLLFTDDGQFLHRVISPKAKVTKVYEVVLAQDLRGDEAATFAGGELMLDSETTPLLPVPMTVLGPRQARLTLMEGRYHQVRRMFAAVGNHVEQLARLSIGGLTLGDLPAGEWRVLGDADRAAIFQPPAA; translated from the coding sequence ATGAAATGGATCAAGTTGCTGGCCAACCTCGGCTATGGCAGCCGGCGCCAGGTGACGGCGCTATTTGACGAGGAGCGCGTGACGGATGCGGCGGGCGAGCCGCTACCACCGGAGGCGCGCGTGGACTACGCCTGCGTCAGGATCGACGGCGAGCCGCTGGATCCGCCGCCCGGTACGGTGATCCTGCTCAACAAGCCGGTCGGCTATACCTGTTCGACCAAGGATCCGGGTCGCATCGTCTACGACCTGCTGCCGAGCCGGTTCCGCGTGCGTGACCCGCTGATGTCGCCGATCGGGCGACTGGACCGGGATACCTCGGGATTGCTGCTGTTCACCGATGACGGTCAGTTCCTGCACCGGGTGATCTCGCCGAAGGCGAAGGTCACCAAGGTCTATGAGGTCGTACTGGCGCAGGACCTGCGCGGCGACGAAGCCGCGACGTTTGCCGGCGGCGAACTGATGCTCGATTCGGAAACCACGCCCTTGCTGCCAGTGCCGATGACAGTCCTGGGCCCGCGCCAGGCGCGGCTGACGCTGATGGAAGGCCGCTATCACCAGGTGCGCCGCATGTTCGCGGCGGTGGGCAATCATGTGGAACAGCTGGCGCGGCTGTCGATTGGTGGGCTCACGCTCGGTGACCTGCCGGCCGGCGAATGGCGCGTGCTGGGCGATGCGGACCGCGCGGCGATTTTCCAGCCGCCCGCAGCCTGA
- a CDS encoding DMT family transporter — protein MNTSAEAAPAASSPLVRAALLMVASAVLFGFMAVTIRLASRQLHAFEIAFFRSLFGAIFALPLLLHHGSTVLRTDKFLFYVMRCCIGIVSMLAGFWAIVHLPLAQAVSLSYSTPLFVTIGAVVFLGETVRLRRWSAVLIGFAGVLIIVRPGADSFSAAALVALLAAAMSGTVAISIKFLSRTEHPDAIVLITSFLWVVLSLPPALLYWEWPNPMSWLWVILAGGFGTVAHLCWTRALKLGEVSALTPLSFLQLPVVVFAGYFLFEERLDIWTAVGAGVIVASNVYIAHREARLARRQTTDPDVAAGSANS, from the coding sequence GTGAACACTTCCGCCGAAGCGGCTCCCGCCGCCTCGTCCCCGTTGGTCCGTGCCGCGCTGTTGATGGTTGCCAGCGCCGTCCTTTTCGGTTTCATGGCAGTGACGATCCGCCTGGCTTCGCGCCAGCTGCACGCCTTCGAGATCGCCTTCTTCCGCAGCCTTTTCGGCGCCATCTTCGCCCTGCCGCTGCTGCTGCACCATGGCTCGACGGTCCTTCGCACCGACAAGTTCCTGTTCTACGTGATGCGCTGCTGCATCGGCATCGTGTCGATGCTGGCCGGTTTCTGGGCGATCGTGCACCTGCCGCTGGCGCAGGCCGTGTCCCTTTCCTATTCCACACCGCTCTTCGTCACCATCGGCGCCGTGGTATTCCTGGGCGAAACCGTGCGCCTGCGCCGCTGGAGCGCCGTGCTTATCGGCTTTGCCGGCGTGCTGATCATCGTGCGGCCGGGTGCGGACAGTTTCTCCGCCGCCGCGCTCGTCGCGCTTCTTGCGGCCGCCATGAGCGGCACCGTGGCGATCAGCATCAAATTCCTCTCGCGCACCGAGCACCCCGATGCGATCGTGCTGATCACCAGCTTCCTGTGGGTCGTGCTGTCGCTGCCACCCGCCCTGCTCTACTGGGAATGGCCCAATCCGATGTCGTGGCTCTGGGTGATCCTGGCCGGAGGCTTCGGCACGGTGGCGCACCTGTGCTGGACGCGTGCCCTGAAGCTCGGCGAAGTCTCCGCGCTCACGCCGCTATCGTTTCTGCAGCTGCCGGTCGTCGTCTTCGCCGGTTACTTTCTCTTCGAGGAACGGCTGGATATCTGGACGGCCGTCGGCGCCGGCGTCATCGTGGCCAGCAACGTCTATATCGCCCACCGCGAGGCGCGTCTGGCCCGGCGGCAGACAACCGATCCGGACGTCGCTGCCGGCTCGGCCAATAGCTGA